The Urbifossiella limnaea nucleotide sequence ACCGGTCCACCTCGACGGTGGTGACGACGCCGGCGTGGTCGGCGAGGCGGGCGGTGAGGGAGCCGGTCCCGGTGCCGACCTCGAGCACCGCGTCGGTGCGGTCGAGTTCGGCGGCCCGGACGATGAGGTCGAGGAGGTTCAGGTCGATGAGGAAGTTCTGGCCGAGCTTGCTCTTCGCCTCCAGGCCGAAGGCGTCGAACAGGCGGCGGAGGTACGTCAGCGTCTGCCGCTCGGCCGGCGTCGGCTTGGTGGGCTTCTCGGTGTCGCTCATGGTGCTCGGTCAGACCCCTGGTTCACGAACCCGAACCCCACGGCGGCGCGAGGGAAGCCGGGGGCTCCGGCCCCCGGCTCGCCGGGCCTATTCCTCGTCCGCCCAGTCCACCTTCGGCGCGTCGGCCCACAGCTCTTCCAGCTTGTAGTAGTCGCGCGTGTCGGGGTCGAAGACGTGAACCACCACGTCGCCGTAGTCCTGCACCACCCACTTGCTCGCGTCGTACCCCTCGATCCCCTGCCGCGTGTCGCCCACGCCCCGGAGAACCTCGTCGATCTCCTCGGCCACCGTGTGAATCTGCCGGCGGCTCGTGCCGGTGGCGATCACGAAGAAGTCGAACAGCGGGGTGAGGCCGCGCATGTCCAGGACGAGTACGTCCTGGCCCTTGTTGTCGGCGGCGGTGCGGGCGGCCAAACAGGCCCGCGACAGGGCGGGGGGGAGGGCGACGGGGGTAGACACCGCGGGGTCCGCGGTCAGCGTGGCGGCGGCGGCGTTCAAGGAGGCTCCTTATGGCAGGGGTGCCTCCGGAAGCGGGTGCCGCGGGGGAACAGGTGTAAGGTGCCTGTTGCTCGTGGGTCGCCTCCGGGGGGACAAACCAGGCCGACGGGTGGGGGCACGGCCAGGTCCGCGCCCGCTACTCAATCGTCGCCCCGGTTCAGTCAATAATCAAGAAGCACGTCGCGTTTCCTGCGTCGGGAAGTCGGGCGCTTCAGGTTGGGGGCGGAATACGCCGCCCGTCCGCTACAACCGGACCGGGCCGGCACGGGTTCTCGCCCCGCCCGGCCCGGTGTGGGGTTGGCGATCGGACACCGGCCGCTAGGACCGGGTTCGTCTCGCCCCACGTCCGTATTCTACCGGCGTCGCGCCCGGACAGGGGTGAACAACTGGTGTACACCCGGCCCGCTCCGCCGCCCACGCCTTTCCCAGAAACCTGCCCATGAAGCCCCGCGTCCTCATCGCCCCCGCCCCGCTCCAGGACATTGAGCACGTCTACGGCCCGGCGATCACCGCCGCCGGCGCCGAGCTGGTGTTCCCGGGCAAGCCGCACCAACTGTCCGAGGCCGAGCTGCTGGAGGTGCTCCCCGGGTGCGTCGCGACGCTGGCCGGGTCCGAGCCGTACACCCGCGCCGTGATCGCGGCCGCGGCGGCGAAGGGGTTGAAGGTGATCGCCCGCGCCGGCGTCGGGTACGACGCGGTCGACCTGGCGGCCGCGACGGAGCACGGCGTGGCCGTGACGTTCGCCCCCGGCACGAACCAGGAGTCGGTGGCCGAGCACACGTTCACGCTGATCCTGGCGCTGGCCCGGCACCTGATCCGCCAGCACAACGGCATCGCCGCCGGCGGCTGGCCGCGGCAGACGAACCGGCCGATCCGCGGCACCGTCCTCGGCGTGCTCGGCCTGGGTCGCATCGGCAAGGCGGTGGCCCGCGTCGGCCGCAACTTCGGCATGACGGTCATCGGGCACGACCCCTACGCCGACTCCGCGTACTGCGCCGCCAACGGCATCGAACTGCTGCCGATGGACGACGTGTTCCGCCGGGCCGACTGGGTGAGCCTGCACATGCCGATGCTGCCGGAGTCGAGGCAGTGCGTGAACGCGCGGACGCTCGGGCTGATGAAGCCGACGGCGTTCCTGATCAACACCGCGCGCGGCGGCGTGGTGTGCGAGCCGGA carries:
- a CDS encoding phosphoglycerate dehydrogenase, encoding MKPRVLIAPAPLQDIEHVYGPAITAAGAELVFPGKPHQLSEAELLEVLPGCVATLAGSEPYTRAVIAAAAAKGLKVIARAGVGYDAVDLAAATEHGVAVTFAPGTNQESVAEHTFTLILALARHLIRQHNGIAAGGWPRQTNRPIRGTVLGVLGLGRIGKAVARVGRNFGMTVIGHDPYADSAYCAANGIELLPMDDVFRRADWVSLHMPMLPESRQCVNARTLGLMKPTAFLINTARGGVVCEPDLFDALKNNRIAGAGLDVFENEPPGANPLLTLDNVVMTAHTAGVDLLSRDDMARAAGEAIARLITGVWPADWVVNPAVKAAFESRG
- the rsfS gene encoding ribosome silencing factor, which encodes MNAAAATLTADPAVSTPVALPPALSRACLAARTAADNKGQDVLVLDMRGLTPLFDFFVIATGTSRRQIHTVAEEIDEVLRGVGDTRQGIEGYDASKWVVQDYGDVVVHVFDPDTRDYYKLEELWADAPKVDWADEE